The Polyangium aurulentum genomic interval GCCAGCGGGGCGAGCCTCTTGACGGCGCGCGCGGAGGCTGGCTTGTTGGGGAGCATGACGGACTCCCCTGGCTCGTATCTCCCGACGTTCGAGGGCGCCTTGAGCGAAGGGCTCGACGTTCCTTCGGAGCGGCCCCTCGAGCAGCAGCGCCTCGCCATGCTCGTCGTGCACGCCGCCGTGGTTCGCCGATCGAGCTGGTCCGAAGAGGTCGTGAGGCCGACGTCCGGGATCCCGCACGGCGAGCCTCCTGTGCCGGAGGATTTCGAGGTCCGTCATCACGTGCGCATCGCGAACGAGCTCGGGAAAGTGCCCTGCCAGTTCTGCGAGCGCGGCTCTCGACCCTGCCGCGTCTGCGGCGGCACGGGTAAGCTCGGCGCGCGCGCCTGCTCTTGTGAAGGCGGCCGCATCCGGTGCCCGAGCTGCGAGGGGGCCGGGCGCGGCAGCCGCCTGATGCTCCGCTATTACACCGACACGCCGGCGTCCATGTGCGAGGCGTACATGCCCTCGCAGGTCGGATTCGTGAAGTCGCTCTTCCGGCTCGAGTCCACGATGGAGACCGACATCGGGTTCATGCGCGAGATGCCCGAGGTGCTGCGCTGCCACGACCTCACCGGCCGCGTGGGCGGCTCGGCGTACCGGGGCGGCGTGAAGCTCGTGCGCCCCGAGTTCCACGGGCACGAGTTTGGCGACGCCATTGAAAAGGCGATCGCCGGTCTGGCGGCGTTCGGCACGGGCGCGGTCCGCTACGATATTCGCGCTTATGCCTGGCCATTCCTCTGGCTGCATTATCACGAGGCCGATTACGCCGTCTATCGGACCCGCACCGGCGAGCTGCGGGCGTACGGCGGAAGCGCCCTGTAGGGGTTCGTCCCCGCGCCACCCGCCGTGGTGGACCTCACGCAACAAATGACCATGATGAGGCTCCTCGGGCGTGCCGTTGTGGTTGGTGGTCCTGGCGAAGGACAAACGCATCCAAGCCAGCGCGCCCGCCCGCCCGTGGGTGGATCGGCTGAGACGGCTGGGGGGAGCCCGTCGCCTCGCTGGCATGGTCATTTTTTTTGCAGCGTCATCTCGCGATCCGGACGCTTGAAAAGCCTGTGATAGTCTGCCTCTGAACGGGGGCGGACGTGGCACGGGATTTCGTTGCTGTAGTAGAGGCGGCCTACAGGCTCGACCTTGACGACCGGGGTTGGCTGTCTGGGCTGGCGAGCTCGGCGCAGCCGCTCCTCGATCGAGGGTTCGGCGTCATCGGCTACGACTACGACTTCGGCCAGGAGCCCGAGCGCATCGGGCCGGTCGCGAAAGCGGGCTTGACCGAGGGCGCCATGGAGGCCGGCTTCCGCTATCACCTCGCTCGGCCGAAGGAGCAGCGCCTGCTCTTCTACCGCAGCGGCCCCTGCATCACCGTACACGAGGTGTATGCATACGAGGCCCCGCCAGACCCGACGGCGGCGGAGGACCTCGCCCGCTTGAGGCTCAAGGACTCGCTGGCCGTCGTCGCCAACGACCCGGGCGACGTCGGGACCATACTCATCGCGCCCGACGTCGAAATCGTGCACATCGACCCGCGCAGCCGTGATCTGTGGTCTTATGTCGCCGCCCATATCGCGGCAGGCCGGAGGCTCCGGCGCAGGCTGCCCGATGGGCCGGGCATCTCCTTCGAGCACGCCGACGCCATCCTCGACGCGCGCGGGCAGGTGGTCCACGCCGTCGATTCGGCGAAAGACAAGCTACAGCGCGATGCGCTGCGCGAGGCGGCCGTCGCAATCGACGCCGCGCGGGGGGCGCTC includes:
- a CDS encoding helix-turn-helix transcriptional regulator, which encodes MARDFVAVVEAAYRLDLDDRGWLSGLASSAQPLLDRGFGVIGYDYDFGQEPERIGPVAKAGLTEGAMEAGFRYHLARPKEQRLLFYRSGPCITVHEVYAYEAPPDPTAAEDLARLRLKDSLAVVANDPGDVGTILIAPDVEIVHIDPRSRDLWSYVAAHIAAGRRLRRRLPDGPGISFEHADAILDARGQVVHAVDSAKDKLQRDALREAAVAIDAARGALRRDEPEAALSLWRALVRGTWTLVDQFDQDGRRFVIAVRNAPSAARARAALTPLERSIVGLLSSGHSNKIVAYELGISPSTVTRVTQSACRKLGLRSRLDLVRFALDAPGDDSGDQADPEPSGTTR